Part of the Mauremys reevesii isolate NIE-2019 linkage group 4, ASM1616193v1, whole genome shotgun sequence genome is shown below.
TGGAGACAGGTATAATGCTGAGGTGGTTTCAGTCTGGATCTGCAGTTTGGGGTGTGAGGCCCTGACCCTTTGGCTGTGTTGCAGCTGGCTAGCACATCTGGCTCAACGAGGCAAGGTTCTGgaggcccaggctggcagggaaaacaggatcagaggtaatttcagcataacaggtgacagtcccaataggggtctctgtgaccaaacctgtcaCACTATGCACATGGATATGCCCCTGAATGATGTGCTATTCCATTCTGGGTTCCTCTCAATCTCTCCTTTCAAAGTTGTTCTACTGTGGATAACTAATTCAATAACCACTGGAACAGAGATGTGAATTTGAGCATCTCACACTCTAGGTGGGTGCCTCCAGCCATGATCTTATAAAATCATTCTCTCTTTCTGGACCTGTGATTCTTCCCATGATTTGTCCACTGATCTCAGTTGGGCCCTGCAGACCTTTTTGGAATACAAACAAATTTACAATAATAACAATACAATCATGAACAATACGACTTTGGGCTCTGCAAAATTACATTGCAATGGGCTGGGAATTGAATTCACCTGTTTCCATTCCCCATCACTAAACATGTACTGAGTTTAACAGCGTCAAGAATTGGCTAGGAGTTTATTCATTGCTCTCCTCAGGGCGTCCTTCACCTccgtgttcctcaggctgtagatgagggggttcaaCATGGGGATCACCAACGTGTAAAATAATGAGGCCACTTTATCTGTGTCCATGGAATAGCTGGAGGGGGGACGTAAATACATGAAGAGGAGGGTGCCAAAAAGCAGGACCACAGCAGTCAAGTGgaaagagcaggtggagaaggctttgcgcCGGCCCTCGGCAGAGCGGATctgcaggatggtggaggtgATATAGACATAGGAGAGGAGGACAGTCACAAGGCTGCTCACTATAATGCAGCTCGTGAAAGCAAACATCACAATCTCATTGATGTGGGTGTCAGAGCAGGAGAGCGCCAGCAGTGGagggatgtcacagaagaaatgattgatgatgttggagctgcagaatgacagccGAAATGTAAAAAACGTGTTTATCATTGAATCCACCAACCCCCCAGCGTACACCCCAGCCACCAGCTGCTTACAAAGCTGCCTGGACATGGTGACCGTGTAGTGCAGCGGGTTACAGATGGCCACATAACGGTCATATGCCATCACAGCCAGCAAGAGGCACTCAACATCAGTAAAAGAGTCCGAGAGATTCATTTGCACAGCGCAGGCAGTGTAAGAAATGCTTTTCCTCTCCActaagaaattcagcagcatcttaGGGCAAACTGTTGAGGAATAGCAGAGGTCACAGAAAAACAaattactgaggaaaaagtacatgggagTGTGGAGTCGGGGGTCAATCATAATTAACAAGatcatccccccattccccaccaggGTGATACCATAAATCAGTAGGAATACCACAAACAGGGGGACCTGCAGTTCCGGACGATCTGTCAGTCCTGAAAGAATGAACTCAGTCGCCTCCGagtgatttcccttttccatctccTTTGAACACAGATCAGGCAGCTACAGAGATGTGGGCAGGTGCATGGTGCAGAAAACCTGTCCCTTATCTGTAATGAAgtaagtgaagataaatggagatCAGTTTCTTAATGGACATCAGTATCCGCTCAGGGAAGGGCTTAGTCCACAGAGCCAGATGTTCACAGCTGGTCATTCCAGTTGTTCAATAAAATAGAAACTGCGTAAATACAATGACACACAGGTTAATCATGCCCCACATATGAACACTCCTGTTCACTAATCCAAGCAGCAAACAATGACTTGTGACCCTGCTGTAAGAGAATCATGGTGAAAAAGTTTTCACTGTGAGGAGATTATTTGTAAGCTCAAAAAGGAGTGAGAGTAGAGGAGTGTCAATCTTTCTATCTTCTTTGGGCAAAGGGAGCTCTGTGGCTTGGCATGTCGGTTTGGGGTAAAGTTGCTTACTCTGCTAAGCTTTTTGGTATTTACTTTAGCCTTTATGAAAAGCCAGAGACACAATGGaaagcactggcttcagtgactaTGTAATTGCCTATATTTTCCAAGCAAGGAGGTTGCTCCTTTAGCTgaaggggtaggggttggggcTGAGGCTTTTAGTGCTGGAGGTCTTCAATTCAATATCTGTTGATCCCCATGGTGTCcgtttgtgtgtgtgactgtaattCAGGACAATAGCACGTacctgctgagaagagagagagagatgtgttgGTGTTTCCCCATCAATAGAAGCTGCTAGTTTGGAGCATTCGGGAAGTTTTATAGTGAGATGTGTGATCTATGGGACATGATCCCTGAAGCAAGTGGGAATACCTGAGCTCAGAGAGCCATTACACCTAATTAATACATTCAGTGAACCAAAGTCACCTTGGTGTAATTGGTGCCCTGGGGATTAATTTTGCCCACTCTTTTCTACCGTGTTATTAAATGATGCAATTTCTAACAGAGTTACAGAGTATGAGGCTAGAGGTATATTTCATCCTGATGTTTTCAGTACAAGCTGGCTACTGTGTAGAGCTGATCCACAGAGCGGGTTTGTTTGTGGAGACCAAAATCTTTTTGTTAAGAACTTCATATTTCAAGTCAGAAATGGCACATGTGTGCATCAGATACCACACACTACGAATCTCTTCCATTTTACAGGCTCCCAGGCTGTACTACATCCCTAATCGTGCATGATGGTCTCTCCTCTTCCTGAACTGCCCTGGATCATCACCAGAGTCCCACAGCCACAGTTTAGGGAGGAGGGGAGTTTGGAATTTTGATGGAAAGCTGATAATTTCCAGGGGAAAGATAATTTCATGGAAAAAAACTTCTCAAGAAAAGTTTTCAACTAGCCTTAGCAACAAATTTGGAATCAAAGGAACAGaaagttagggtatgtctacactacaagagtagttcaatttaacttaggtcgaatttgtggattcgaccttatgaattcgaatttgtgtatccacactaaggacactaattcgactttgtgagtccacactaacggggcaagcgtcgatattggaagcggtgcattctgggcagctatcccacagttcccgcagtccccgctgcccattggaatgctgggtagagcccccaatgcctgctgggggaaaaatgtgtcgagggtggttttgggtaactgtcgtcattcaaccgtcactcctgccctctctccctgaaagcgccggcgggaaatctgttaccgcacttttctggtcagtgacagcgcggacgccacagcactgcgagcatggagcccgctgcaatcatcgctgcacttatggccgttgtcaactcctcgcaccttatcgtccacctcttccacagtgagctgctgagaaatcgggcgaggaggctccggcagcgtggtgaggacatgaagtgtcagagtggcacagacctctcacaaagcacgggatcccacgccgcggagatcatggtggcaatgggtcacgttcatgctctggaacggtgattctgggcccaggaaacaagcacggactggtgggaccgcatagtgctgcaggtctgggatgaatcacagtggctgcgaaacttcaggatgtgtaagggcactttccttgaactgtgtgacttgctagcccctgccctgaagcgccaggacacccggatgcgagcagccctgactgtgcagaagcgagtggccatagccctctggaaacttgccacgccagacagctaccggtcagtagcgaaccactttggcgtgggcaaatctaccgtgggggttgctgtgatgcaagtagcccacgcaatcgttgacctactgctctcaaaggtagtgaccctgggaaacgtccaggtcatcatagatggcttcgccgcgatgggattcccaaactgcggtggggctatagatggcactcacatccctatcctgggaccggcccaccaggccagccagtatattaaccgaaagggctacttttcaatggtgctgcaagcactggtggaccataggggacgttttaccaacatctacgtcgggtggccgggcaaggttcatgacgcgcgtgttttcaggaactctggtctgtttagacgcctgcaggaaggtagtttcttcccggaccacaaaataactgttggggatgtggagatgcctacagtgatcctcggggacccagcctacccgctaatgccctggctcatgaagccctatacaggcgccctggacagtgacaaggagctcttcaactaccggctgagcaagtgcagaatggtggtggagtgtgctttcggacgtctcaaggggagatggaggagcttactcactcgctcggatctcagcgaaaccaatatccccattgttattgcagcttgctgtgtgctccacaatctctgtgagagcaagggggagacctttatggcgggatgggaggttgaggcaaatcgcctggctgctgattacgctcagccagacaccgtgccattagaagagcccagcttgaagcgctgtgcatccgggaggctttgaaagctaggttcctcagagagcagggtaacctatgactgtccagtctctttacagagaagctgaacctgcccctgtttcagttactattgacttttttcagcggttacataccccgttcaacaggtttccccccttccaacagacgtttaaaaataaagttattggaacatttttaattaacaaagttttctttactaacaaattctcgttcaagggttccaacagggacgcagactgtggtgggtatggtgtgcagtgatgtacagaccgcttctacactcgaggactgacaggctcctgctcctacagcggtccttgggggggaggacggttaccggagggtgtgcaggaaggggtgggtttgcaggaaggggtgaggattGTGTGgaaagggtgagtaggtgtggggggatggtggctctggctggggctcagggcatcggagaggttcatggctagggtggaagggcatggtaagggcagcctgccttgccatttgtggatgccaggcgctcggaccctggggcaacatacacctcacagactgacctggggcagcagacacctcgcagagtgacctgggtgcctagtgactgcactctgtgtgtgacctgctgttgatcctgcccccatgtctgtaccctgttaatggtggctgtcctatgcaattaagaaacccctcccctccccttcacacaaactcttctgcaaagaaacatgacggaaacagtaatgaacagcaaactgtttttaatactcaactacacagttgggggatgaaactgggatttgggatcgggtgagccaggaaggcaagcaattctcatactttagggaatgagagctgtttgttacatgagcgctctgctggggtggagtgacagttttcatggcccctagcgcccctccttcttgtgattttgggtgaggaggggacaggactttgtggcgggggagggcggttgcagatacagttcaggggggctctctgctcctgcctgcggtcctgcagaacatccacaaggcgccggagcgtgtccgtttgctccctcattaggccaagcagcgtttgagtcgcctgctggtcttcctgccgccacctgtcctcccgttcgctgtgtgagcgctgctgctgagagaggtctccctccactggctctgctgggccgcctcggctctggagcaggccatcagttcagcgaacatctcgtcccgagtctttttctttcgccgcctaatctgcgccagcctctgtgagggggatgccggggcagttcgggaaagagccgcagctgtgtgatgggaaaaaggaagtgatttccttccaaagatacatgtttgcgaacactgaacacagtctactcagtttctgtgaacaagaccatacagggcacctaatctcatgtgctcaggacaagttcgaattttcggcattggctttcattgcctggggtcttgcactggagatcggacaagcgggcaggacagcagaatccgtgtagcagccaggcctggtaagccgtaaactttaggctgcttaacagttaatggatagcagtgccctcctgctgcaggcaatctggaaagcataaagtctgaccctgttccagcccctcgcggctgtccccgggaaagatccctgtatgcttttcctctgcagcctacaacatgtggctgttaaacgacggtcattgttatgcaaaggaaaagtcaagcattcacaatagtaacattaaagtaattcccctaattagatgcagcagtcgccgagcgagatcaccctgaggcgggtctccaggagaaacagagagcgaatgctgcgtgaatccctgcacagaccagggccctatgctgccatgctggtcgaggcgatgctcccattatacctcaggatggcctggcgcggaagagtgtgcttccacggcgcacccaacaaggcacctctccccaggaacctcctgcggaggcttttcgagtacctctcagagagcttcgtagaactgtcccaagaggatttctgttcgatccctatatgaatcgaccttctttttatatagtttttattcctgttttgttaaaaaataaatgtttacatgtttatagcacttaccgactgatccttcccctgattcggagtccgggttaacggccggggagggttggtaggggatctctgtgaggctgatgaagagatcctggctgtcggggaaagcagtattgtaagagctgtcgcctgcctcgtcctccacaaacccttcctcatcttccccattggtgaacatcgccgagaaactgcccctcgacactatcccatcctcagagtccacggtcactggtggggcagtggtggcagacccaccgagaatggcatgcagtgcctcgtagaagcggcatttctggggctgggctccggagcgtccgtttgccgctttgattttttggtagccttgtctcaggtccttgattttcacgtggcactgtgttgcatcccggctatatcctctgagtgccatggctttgcatggcactcagaggataccttctcgtaggtctttgcattccgttttttggagcgcagctccgaaagcacagactcatcgccccacacagtgatcagatccaagacttcccggtcagtccatgctggggccctctttctactctgagattgcatggactcctctgctggagagctctgcatcgctgccagtgctgctgagctcgccacgacgtccacacaggaaatgagattcaaactggccagacaggaaaaggaattcaaattttcccggtgcttttcctgtatggctgatcagaacatctgagctcggactgctgtccagagcgtcaacagagtggtgcagtgtgagatagctcccggagctagtaagttcgatttgcatccacacctagcctaattcgacatagccatgtcgaatttagcgctactcccctcgtcggggtggagtaccgaattcgaactaaagagccctctaggttgaattaaatggcttcctggtgtggaccggtgcacggttaattcgaattaatgctgctaaattcctagtcctagtgtggaccaggcctaagtggaAGCCCCTATCCACCAGCCTATAGTATAATTCTTTCTTTCTGAACATGTGATTCTTCCTCTGTTTTGACAACTGATCTGAGTTGGGGCCTGCAGACTTTGTTGGAATacaaacaaattaataataataacaatagaaTAATGAACAACACTCCTACGGACTCTGCGAAATTACATTGTAATGGGCTGGGAATTGAATTCACCTGTTTCCACTCCATATCACTAAACCAGTACAGAGTTAAACAGATTCAGGAACTGGTTAGGAGTTTATTCATTGCTCTCCTCAGGGCATCCTTCACCTCcatgttcctcaggctgtagatgagggggttcaaCATGGGGATCACCAGCGTGTAAAACAGCGAGGCCACTTTGTCTGTGTCCATGGAATAGCTGGAGGGGGGACGTAAATACATGAAAAATTGGATGCCATATAACAGGACCACAGCAGTCAAGTGgaaagagcaggtggagaaggctttgcgcCGGCCCTCGGCAGAGCGGATctgcaggatggtggagatgatataGACATAGGAGAGGAGGACAGTCACAAAGCTGCTCACTGTAATGCAGCTTGTGAAAGCAAACAACACAATCTCATTGATGCAGGTGTCAGAGCAAGAGAGCGCCAGCAGTGGggggatgtcacagaagaaatgattgatGATGTTGGACCTGCAGAATGACAGCCGAAATATAAAACACGTTTCTATCACTGAATCCACCAACCCCAAAGCATACACCCCAACCACCAACTCTTTACAAAGCTGCCTGGACATGGTGACCGTATAGAGCAGCGGGTTACAGATGGCCACATAACGGTCATATGCCATCACAGCCAGCAAGAGGCTCTCAGcatctgcaaaaatgatacaGAGATTCATTTGCACAGCGCAGGCAGAGTAAGAAATGCTTTTCCTCTCTgctaagaaattcagcagcatcttaGGGGAAATTATTGACGAaaagcagaggtcacagaaagacaaattactgaggaaaaagtacatgggggtcTGGAGCTGGGGATCAATCGTGATTAACAAGatcatccccccattccccaaCAGGGTGATACCGTAAATCAGTAGGAACACCACAAACAGGGGAACCTGCAGCTCTGGACGATCTGTCAGTCCTGAGAGAATGAACTCGGTTGCCTCCGagtgatttcccttttccatctcctctgaacaGAGATCAGGCAGCTACAGAGGTCTGGACAGGTGGATGGTTCGGAAAACCTGTCCCTTCCCTGTAATGAAGTAAATGAAGATAAATGGAGTTCAGTTTCTAAATGGACATCAGTACCCGCTCAGGGAAGGGCTTAGTCCACAGAGACAGATGTTCACAGCTGGTCATTCCTGTTGTTTGATAAAATACACGCTGCATAAATACAGTGACAAACAGGTTAATCATGCCCCACACACACGAAAACTCCTGTTCACTAATCCAAGCAGAAAACAGTGACTTGTGACTCTGCTGTAAGAGAATCAGGGTGAAGATTATTTCAGTGTGAGGAGATTATTTGTAAAGGAGTGTCAATCTTTCTACTATCTTTGGggaaggggagctctgtggcttgGCATGTCGGTTTGGGATAAAGTTGCTTAATGTGCTAATTAAGTTTTTTGGCATTTACTTTAGCCCATATGAAAACCCAGAGATACACTGGaaagcactggcttcagtggcTATGTAATTGCCTATTTTTTCCAACCAAGGAGGTCGCTCCTTTAGCTGAAGGGGTAGGAGCTGGGACTGAGGCTTTCAGTGCTGGAGGTCTTGAAGTCAATACCTGCTGATCCCCATGGTGTCCATGCGTGTGTGTGACTGTAATTCAGGAAAATCGCACGTacctgctgagaagagagagagagatgtgttgGCGTTTCCCCATCAATAGAAACTGCCAGTTTGGAGCATTCGGGATGTTTTATACTGAGATGTGTGATCTGTGAGACATGATTCCTGAAGCAACCGGGAATACCTGAGCTCAGAGAGACACCACACCTAATTAATGTGTTCAGTGAACCAAGGCCACCTTGGTGTAATTGGTGCCCTGGGGATTAATTTGACCTACTCTTTTTTACTGTGTTATGAAATGATGCAATTTCTACCAGATTTACAGAGTATGAGGTTAGGGGTATATTTCATCGTGTTGTTTTTAGTGCAAGTTGGGTACTTTTTACAGATGATCCACAGAGGGTTATTTTTTTGGGGAGACCGAAACCTTTTTGCTAAAAACGTAATATTTCGACTCGGAAATACCATGGGGGTGCCTCAGATACCACACACCACCAATCTCTTCCATGAGCCAGGCTCCCCGGCTGGATTACATCCCCCATGATGCATGTTGGTCTCTCGTTTTGCTGAACTGCCCTGGATCTTCTCCAGAGTCCCACAGCCATGATTTAGGGAGGAAGAGAGTGTGGTATTTTTTATTGGAAATCCTATAATTTCCAGGAAAAAGAGaatttcatggaaaaaaaatagtggaatggaaaatccAATTTCACACCAAAAATCTTCTCaagaaaaattttcaaccagccttaGCAATAAATTTGGAATCAAAGAAACAGAAAGCTAGATATTGGAGAAACGTACTAATTGTTTGCAGCTGTAACTGATGTCTTCTCAATCATTCCTGGTTTCAGAATCACCTCATTGTCCTGGCCCCAGTAGATGGAGTAAAACCTGTAAGATATGTAAGAGTACTCCAGATAATCTAGCTATTTATAGCATGCCAATCACCATGGTATCCTATGTCCTTCCCTTGCTAGATTACTCCCCAAAATCGGAAAGATAGATTCACTCACACCAGAGGATCTCAGGAGGAGACCACAGTATGCTACGGACTTCTGCAGTTGTTAAACTATCCCTCTTGCAGGCATATTATGCGCACATGGAACTCACCTTTAAGATGGTCAGTAAATCTATGAGTCAACTAGCAATACTCATACTCTCACtgcaaatattaatatatttttataatgtatgtgaagttataagatgaCACTGTATGGTGTTATTAATGCATGTTCCAAACCAAGGCTGGCAAACTGGTctgttttaaacaaagaaatgtgtgctctgcttaattttgtATCTAAACAGTAACCATAGTCATTAAGCACGAAGGGAAACAAACGTACCCTAAAATGGTGAGGAAAAGCAGCAGGTAACATCTTTCTACATAGAGTTTTTGTCTTCCAGTAACCAGATGGAAATGTTTCTCAAAGAGGGGATAGGACTCTAAAAAGAGGGTATAGACATCCCAAGGCACcacgctgtctctctctcttcccccccttgATTCACTGCATCTGAAGGGATAAAGGAAGCAGACATTGGACTGGTGGAGGGGTCCTTACTTAGGAAATTTGGTCAATAAGACTGTTGAAAGCACATGGTGAGGAaacttttgctttgaatttcaCATCATTTGCTAACTTAGGCACAAGTTGAATTctagctttatttttcttgtaactatcTCTGACTTCTATGCCTCCttatttgtactcacttaaaattatctttgtagtcaataaac
Proteins encoded:
- the LOC120403435 gene encoding olfactory receptor 1038-like — its product is MEKGNHSEATEFILSGLTDRPELQVPLFVVFLLIYGITLVGNGGMILLIMIDPRLHTPMYFFLSNLFFCDLCYSSTVCPKMLLNFLVERKSISYTACAVQMNLSDSFTDVECLLLAVMAYDRYVAICNPLHYTVTMSRQLCKQLVAGVYAGGLVDSMINTFFTFRLSFCSSNIINHFFCDIPPLLALSCSDTHINEIVMFAFTSCIIVSSLVTVLLSYVYITSTILQIRSAEGRRKAFSTCSFHLTAVVLLFGTLLFMYLRPPSSYSMDTDKVASLFYTLVIPMLNPLIYSLRNTEVKDALRRAMNKLLANS
- the LOC120403463 gene encoding olfactory receptor-like protein OLF1; this translates as MTMMEKGNHSEATEFILSGLTDRPELQVPLFVVFLLIYGITLLGNGGMILLITIDPQLQTPMYFFLSNLSFCDLCFSSIISPKMLLNFLAERKSISYSACAVQMNLCIIFADAESLLLAVMAYDRYVAICNPLLYTVTMSRQLCKELVVGVYALGLVDSVIETCFIFRLSFCRSNIINHFFCDIPPLLALSCSDTCINEIVLFAFTSCITVSSFVTVLLSYVYIISTILQIRSAEGRRKAFSTCSFHLTAVVLLYGIQFFMYLRPPSSYSMDTDKVASLFYTLVIPMLNPLIYSLRNMEVKDALRRAMNKLLTSS